The Algoriphagus sp. TR-M9 genome has a window encoding:
- a CDS encoding nucleotidyltransferase family protein — MKTGIIILAAGESTRLGYPKQIAQYKGKTLLQLAIDAANGANAEKRVVVLGANRDEIKKTFSGASIPNIPNPNFQKGMSSSIKIGLEYMLKFDKPDQVIIMLCDQPFVDSKLLNKLIEAQKESEKGIVSCKYSKTFGVPILFGKAYLKELMQLSGDEGAKKLALAHEDDMEYVSFPKGKVDIDTEEDLRDLNL; from the coding sequence ATGAAAACAGGAATAATCATACTTGCTGCAGGAGAATCCACCCGACTGGGCTACCCCAAGCAAATCGCGCAATACAAGGGTAAAACCCTACTGCAACTGGCGATAGATGCCGCCAACGGAGCAAATGCAGAGAAAAGAGTGGTGGTTTTGGGAGCAAACCGGGACGAAATTAAGAAGACCTTTTCTGGAGCCAGTATTCCTAACATTCCCAACCCAAACTTTCAAAAAGGCATGTCTTCCAGTATCAAAATCGGGCTGGAATACATGCTGAAATTTGACAAGCCCGATCAGGTGATCATCATGCTCTGTGACCAACCTTTTGTGGATTCCAAGCTTCTGAACAAGCTAATCGAAGCGCAGAAGGAAAGCGAAAAAGGCATAGTGTCCTGTAAGTATTCTAAAACCTTTGGAGTTCCCATACTTTTCGGAAAAGCATATTTAAAGGAGTTGATGCAGCTTAGCGGTGACGAGGGCGCCAAAAAACTCGCTTTGGCACATGAAGATGATATGGAGTACGTTTCTTTTCCCAAAGGAAAGGTGGATATAGATACCGAGGAGGACTTGAGAGATTTGAATTTGTAA